A genomic stretch from Candidatus Bathyarchaeota archaeon includes:
- a CDS encoding peroxiredoxin, producing MEEKDIVKEKKPLLRLGEIAPDFEATTTHGKIKLSDFKGKWVILFSHPADFTPVCTTEFVAFAKINDELVKRNVKLIGLSIDSTFSHIAWIRKIKEKFGITIPFPVIADLDMKVSNLFGMIHPGESATAAVRCVFVIDPEMKLRAMIYYPLNVGRNMQEILRLVDALQTADKYKVAAPANWKRGDDVIVPPPSTQEAAEKRLQEGYECIDWFLCKKKLPP from the coding sequence ATGGAAGAAAAAGATATAGTTAAAGAGAAAAAACCATTGCTACGATTAGGCGAAATTGCCCCGGATTTTGAAGCAACTACCACACATGGTAAAATAAAACTTTCAGATTTCAAGGGAAAATGGGTCATCCTGTTTTCTCATCCAGCCGATTTCACGCCAGTTTGCACCACGGAATTCGTCGCTTTTGCAAAAATAAACGATGAATTAGTGAAAAGAAACGTGAAGTTAATAGGATTAAGCATCGACAGCACTTTCTCGCACATTGCCTGGATTAGAAAAATAAAAGAAAAATTCGGAATCACAATTCCATTCCCAGTGATAGCTGATTTAGACATGAAAGTCTCTAATCTTTTCGGCATGATACATCCAGGTGAAAGCGCAACCGCTGCCGTAAGATGCGTATTCGTGATTGATCCTGAAATGAAGCTAAGAGCCATGATTTACTATCCGCTGAATGTTGGACGGAACATGCAAGAAATTCTAAGACTTGTGGATGCTTTGCAAACTGCTGACAAATACAAGGTTGCTGCTCCCGCAAACTGGAAACGAGGCGATGACGTTATAGTTCCACCACCATCAACTCAAGAGGCAGCAGAAAAACGTCTACAAGAAGGCTACGAATGCATAGACTGGTTCCTATGCAAAAAGAAACTTCCGCCATAA
- a CDS encoding Glu/Leu/Phe/Val dehydrogenase gives MSREIGPLDVALEQLEIAAEMLELDPGVHAFLKRPKRTLTVSIPIKMDDGGICIFWGCRVQHIDARGPFKGGIRYHPHVDLAEVTALAMWMTWKCAVVDIPYGGAKGGVCCNPKEMSQAELERLTRRYTNMLLDFIGPHRDVPAPDVYTNAQTMAWIMDTYSRFKGYSVPECVTGKPIIIGGSEGRAEATSRGVIICIREAAKRLDMKMKGAKIAVQGYGNVGWNAAKIAYNMGAKIIAVSDSKGGIYNSQGLNPYKVFEHKEKTSSVSGFKKAKKEVTNAELLELKCDILIPAALENQITQANAGKIKAKIVGEGANGPTTPKADKILREKKVFLIPDILANAGGVTASYFEWVQNLTREHWTLEEVNGKLENIMVKSFDGVYKSMSRKETDMRTAALLLGVGRVAKAIETLGLWP, from the coding sequence GTTCACGCATTTCTAAAACGTCCTAAGAGAACGCTTACGGTTTCGATTCCGATTAAGATGGACGACGGTGGCATTTGCATTTTCTGGGGCTGCCGAGTTCAACACATAGACGCTCGAGGTCCATTCAAAGGGGGAATTCGCTACCACCCACATGTTGATTTGGCCGAAGTTACAGCCCTCGCGATGTGGATGACATGGAAATGTGCAGTAGTTGACATCCCCTATGGCGGAGCAAAAGGCGGCGTCTGCTGCAACCCAAAAGAAATGTCCCAAGCCGAGCTTGAACGACTAACAAGGCGATACACAAACATGCTCCTCGACTTCATTGGCCCCCACAGAGACGTACCCGCCCCAGACGTCTACACAAACGCCCAAACAATGGCGTGGATAATGGACACGTACAGCCGATTCAAAGGCTACAGCGTACCCGAATGCGTCACAGGAAAACCTATAATCATAGGCGGATCCGAAGGAAGAGCCGAAGCAACCTCTCGAGGAGTCATAATTTGCATAAGAGAAGCCGCTAAACGTTTAGACATGAAAATGAAAGGTGCAAAAATAGCGGTGCAGGGATATGGCAATGTAGGATGGAACGCCGCTAAAATAGCATACAACATGGGAGCAAAAATTATTGCAGTAAGCGACTCCAAAGGCGGAATCTACAACTCGCAAGGCTTAAATCCATACAAAGTTTTTGAACACAAAGAAAAGACGAGCTCCGTCTCAGGGTTTAAAAAAGCGAAAAAAGAAGTAACAAACGCTGAGCTTCTGGAACTTAAATGCGACATATTAATCCCAGCAGCATTAGAAAATCAAATCACCCAAGCAAACGCTGGAAAAATAAAAGCAAAAATAGTAGGCGAGGGAGCAAACGGACCCACCACACCAAAGGCAGACAAAATACTCCGTGAGAAAAAGGTGTTCTTGATACCAGATATACTCGCAAACGCGGGCGGCGTAACAGCTAGCTACTTCGAGTGGGTTCAAAATTTGACTCGAGAGCACTGGACTTTAGAAGAGGTAAACGGGAAGCTGGAAAATATTATGGTAAAATCCTTCGATGGTGTGTACAAGAGTATGAGCAGGAAAGAAACTGATATGAGAACTGCCGCATTGCTACTGGGCGTGGGAAGAGTCGCCAAAGCCATAGAAACGCTGGGACTTTGGCCCTAA
- a CDS encoding Lrp/AsnC family transcriptional regulator: MLEVDSLDLKILKLLQEDSRGAFTAIAKKLKLSESTIRKRVRALQKRGVIKKFTVEIDPYKIGIRTIAIVGVDVDPTKLLEAAQKLCEIKEIRMVCTSAGDHMIMTEIWTNDGRELTRLISEKIGKIAGVKKICPAIILEKLKS, translated from the coding sequence ATGTTAGAGGTTGATAGTTTAGATTTGAAGATTCTAAAGCTGCTTCAAGAAGATAGTAGAGGTGCATTTACAGCAATAGCTAAAAAGCTAAAACTAAGCGAGTCTACAATTAGAAAAAGGGTTCGAGCACTCCAAAAGAGAGGAGTAATAAAAAAATTCACAGTTGAAATTGATCCGTATAAAATTGGGATACGTACCATTGCGATTGTTGGAGTCGATGTAGATCCAACAAAGCTTTTAGAGGCAGCTCAAAAACTCTGTGAGATAAAGGAGATCCGCATGGTATGCACCTCAGCAGGCGACCATATGATAATGACCGAAATATGGACAAATGACGGAAGAGAACTGACCAGACTAATTTCTGAAAAAATCGGAAAAATCGCGGGTGTTAAAAAAATCTGCCCCGCAATTATCCTAGAGAAGTTAAAGAGCTGA
- a CDS encoding OsmC family protein, with the protein MISKAKLIKDLRVMVDNGRAHTICLDLPPELGTDMGPTALEFGVMSFSGCFATIFSLTAKKMRIQIEDLEVELNAQKSEKTGTIASAEFDITVKSDAGKDRIHRIFEITQKNCPVGKLFEQAGVKISYNLKHIKK; encoded by the coding sequence ATGATTTCAAAGGCCAAACTCATAAAGGATTTGAGAGTAATGGTTGATAACGGAAGAGCTCATACTATATGCTTGGATCTGCCACCTGAGCTCGGCACAGATATGGGACCCACTGCTCTAGAATTTGGAGTCATGAGCTTCTCCGGCTGCTTTGCCACCATCTTTTCATTAACTGCAAAGAAAATGAGGATTCAAATAGAGGATTTAGAAGTTGAGCTTAACGCCCAAAAATCTGAGAAAACTGGCACGATAGCGTCGGCTGAATTTGACATCACTGTGAAAAGCGATGCTGGAAAAGACAGAATTCACAGAATTTTTGAAATAACCCAGAAAAACTGTCCCGTTGGAAAACTCTTTGAGCAAGCAGGTGTGAAAATAAGCTACAATCTGAAGCACATAAAAAAGTGA